tacataccattacatacattaaactttcaactgCTAAAGCACAAGGAACCTTTTATATTTTCTCCttctcatcacttgatggactctgttCTGAACACAACTTAAAGTGAtctgcaataggagaaccaactggttttgcattgctcatactgaacctttccaataccttctcgatatatttctcctgtgacaaccaaatcatcTTAGTTTTTCTGTCATAGGAAATCTGCATGCATAGTATTTATTTTACTGCCTCATGTTCTTCATTATAAAAGACTcacttaatttcttcttcaatctatcaattttagacatatctttcccaagaataaccatgtcatcaacataaagtaagagaataataaaattttcatcaaatcatttgatgTACACTGATatgaagtcgttcttttgtatccattctctattataaATGAATTAAACTTTCTTTACTGGAGCTTGTTTTAgcctatacaagctcttctttaatTTGCAGATAAAgttttctttacctttgactttgaagccttcatgttgctccatataaattttctcctccaaatcaccatgaaggaaagctatcttcgtatctaactactcaacctccaagtcctgactAACAGCAATACTaatagcaacacgaatagaagacattttaacaatagaagaaaatatatctttaaaataaattccattcttttgaccaaagtctttcgcaaccaatctagctttgtactttggttgagaataatattcttaaaTCTTTAACCTAAAATATGATGGATTTGTAGAACTGAACACCGAAGAAAGCTATGTTCTAGGATTTTCACTGTAAGTTAAGCATGAGAATGAATTATGAATTACTTTTTAACCATATACAATTATCATTTCTCGATGGAAATTCCCAACTAGAATGTTTAGAGATGATGATTATCTGCCTAGCAGAGCTAAATACACTTTATCTTACGAACCATGGATTTCAAATCAAAAGGCAATTTGGTACAATAGGCGAAGGGGACATGAAAGAAACTGGTTTTGAGTTGTGCAGGATTCCCATCCATTTAGAGGTAAGCTATCACTCTCTACTTCATTTCCTTGCATGCTTACCAGCTGATCATGACCTCATATCCTGTCAGAAGAGAAATATAATGTTCTTTCCGAATGATAAATAAGGGATGAGTTACGCTTGTCACCAGAATcgcacaaagaaaaagaaatcaaaatgaGATTGCTTTCGTTGTGTTGATCTTGATCTGATCCACAACTTTAAAGAATCTCCTGACGTCAATCATTCCTTGAGGTCTTGTCCACCGGCCAATAGATGATTCTTTCTGAGAGCGATATTTTCTAACGAttattgtaatttttatttttttaatacactTGGATTTAGTTTATTAATTCGATTGACATGCGAAGGTGCCTCAGAGTTTATTATATATTAGACTCTTTAAGCTATTAAGatttatgataatattttaacataaaaaataaagataatatttatataggctaattatatattttttttataattaattattatcttcAAAAGTTATATCGAAAACCTTATATTTACGAAAGTTAAATATCTCTATACagaattaaaaattaagaaaaaaaatttattagaacAATAGATTTAAATATCTTACTTTCGGATCTCAATATAATAAAAGTATAATTATAGAATGTCATATAGAGCTTATTTAGGGTGTGGCGGGAACAATGTCACATCCTTCACGCCAAATGACAATTAAGAAGCAACGTCTTGCCAAGCTCACTGATCTATATCTCCCTCTACCTCGAAGTCTCCTGAGAATATCGATTCCTTTGCGTTATCCGGCAGCATACTTTGAATCTTCTTTCCCGCGTCGAGATCGACAGACAGCTCAAGGAGCATAAAGAAAAGAAGggggaaaaggaaagtagaaccagaggtggaggaagaagaaaggtAGCAGAaccgacctcctcctcctcctcctcctcgtaaaGTCTATTTAAAACCCATTAGAAATCACCAAGCAGCCGAAACAAGAAGACGAGAGTCGCAGAGGAAGACGAATCCCGAGCGCCAATGGGGAATTGCTTCAACAGAACCTACGAAATTCCCATCACCTCCGGCCCTGTCAAGCCTCGACCTCCGCCTCCACCCGCTGCCTCCCTTCCCAAGAGTGATCCTTCGAAGCCCAAACAAGCACTATCCTCCGTCGGCAGAGCACCTTCCTCAGCCAAGATCGGACCGGTTCTGGGGAATCCCATGGTTGACGTGACATCCCTTTATGCGCTCGACAAGGAGCTTGGCCGCGGCCAATTCGGGGTCACCTACCTGTGCATGGAAAAGTCGACAGGCCGGAAGTACACTTGCAAGTCGGTGTCGAAACGCAAGCTTGTGACCAAGCGTGACATGGAGGACATGCGCAGGGAGGTGATGATCCTGCAGCACCTCACCGGCCAGCCCAACATCGTGGAGTTCAAGGGCGCGTACGAGGACAAGGACAGCGTGCACCTCGTATTGGAGCTGTGCTCCGGCGGGGAGCTCTTCGATCGGATCACCGCCAAGGGAAGCTACTCGGAGAAGCAGGCGGCCGCTGTGTGCAGGGACATCGTCAACGTGGTGAATGTGTGCCACTTCATGGGCGTGATGCACCGGGACTTGAAGCCGGAGAACTTCTTGCTGGTGAGCAAGGACGAAAATGCTGAGCTCAAGGCTACAGACTTCGGACTCTCCGTCTTCATTGAAGAAGGTCTTCTCTATCTTtaccataaaaagaaaaaaatatgctACTGAGCGATGACGATTGCTGGGCATCAACTTGCTTGCTTACTTCTCCATAATCTAGCACGAACTCAATCTATTCCCTGTGCTACTGATTTCCACAAAGATGATCCTTATATCAACTACTATGtcataaattttcacaaactaaaaGATCTATTTAGCCAACATCCTTGAGATTGAAGTCCGCTTTACCTCTCCTTAGGTTCTGGTTCACCCTATGTTTTCCTGAGATACAACTGTGGCAAGCAATAGGACAACACCCCTTACATGAGCTCCACTTAAATCAAAGATATGTTAGAGAAAGCACATCACACATAATGCAGCTGCAACATTCTGCTAAATTCTAAGCCATTTAAAATGTGTGTCCAGGTAAAGTCTACAAAGATGTGGTAGGAAGTGCATATTATATTGCTCCAGAGGTGTTACTGAAAAACTATGGGAAGGAGATTGATGTATGGAGTGCTGGGGTCATACTGTATATTCTCCTCAGTGGTGTGCCACCGTTCTGGGCAGGTATCTACCACAATTACTTCTGATGTGATCCACTTAACCATTATTTGCTTTTGACAATTGTTACTGATGAATCTAAGCGGGAAAAATCCATGCAGAAACGGAGAAAGGTATATTTGATGCAATATTACAAGGGTACATTGATTTCGAAAGTCAACCATGGCCAAAAATATCCCGTGGTGCAAAGAACCTCATCAGAAAGATGTTGACAAAAGACCCCAAGCGGAGAATTACTGCTGCTCAGGCCCTTGGTTAGAATCTCATATCATTGCATTGACAATACAAAGATGAAGCTTAACTTCTTCCGTTTGTAATCTGTTGGCTTGACTGGTTCATTATACTGATTACATTCATCGTAATTTGGATTTGTTTGGATAAAGCAGAGGACCCATGGCTGAAAGAAGCTGGTGAAGCATCAGATAAGCCTATTGACAGTGCAGTTCTTACCAGAATGAAGCAATTCAGGGCGATGAACAAGCTAAAGAAACTTGCGCTGAAGGTAGTACTTTTGGAATATTTATACAGGTTTTTCTCTATATTAACTGCTGTAGTTTTGACCTAAGATGCCTTCTTGAGTGATCAAGGTAATCGCAGAGACTCTTTCAGAAGAGGATTTAAAGGGATTACAACATACGTTTAATAGCATAGACACCGATCGGAGTGGCACAATTACACTTGAAGAATTGAAGACTGGATTGAGAAGGCTGGGATCGAAGCTGACCGAAGATGAGATCAAGCAACTCATGGACGCAGTAAGACTGCAATGCAATCTCCTTTTCCAATCACCTGCACCAAAGAACAGTCTGAAACGCTCGTTTTCTGTCACAGGCAGATGTAGACAAGAATGGGACTATAGACTACATTGAATTCATGGCTGCTACGATGCATCGCCATAAACTAGAGAAAGAAGAGCATTTGTTGAAGGCCTTCGAACACTTTGACAAGGATCATAGCGGGTAAGAACTCAGTTCCTGACTGCAGCACAATCACCAAACATTTGTTCTTTGCAAAATAGCACCAAACAAAACAGATGTTCATCAATCGAGGCTGTAACAATGGATCTAATT
Above is a genomic segment from Musa acuminata AAA Group cultivar baxijiao chromosome BXJ3-4, Cavendish_Baxijiao_AAA, whole genome shotgun sequence containing:
- the LOC135636195 gene encoding calcium-dependent protein kinase 29-like is translated as MGNCFNRTYEIPITSGPVKPRPPPPPAASLPKSDPSKPKQALSSVGRAPSSAKIGPVLGNPMVDVTSLYALDKELGRGQFGVTYLCMEKSTGRKYTCKSVSKRKLVTKRDMEDMRREVMILQHLTGQPNIVEFKGAYEDKDSVHLVLELCSGGELFDRITAKGSYSEKQAAAVCRDIVNVVNVCHFMGVMHRDLKPENFLLVSKDENAELKATDFGLSVFIEEGKVYKDVVGSAYYIAPEVLLKNYGKEIDVWSAGVILYILLSGVPPFWAETEKGIFDAILQGYIDFESQPWPKISRGAKNLIRKMLTKDPKRRITAAQALEDPWLKEAGEASDKPIDSAVLTRMKQFRAMNKLKKLALKVIAETLSEEDLKGLQHTFNSIDTDRSGTITLEELKTGLRRLGSKLTEDEIKQLMDAADVDKNGTIDYIEFMAATMHRHKLEKEEHLLKAFEHFDKDHSGYITRDELKHAMSQYGMGDEATINEVLDDVDTDKDGRINYEEFVAMMRKGHT